From a region of the Oryza sativa Japonica Group chromosome 6, ASM3414082v1 genome:
- the LOC4340303 gene encoding probable protein phosphatase 2C 54 isoform 2 (isoform 2 is encoded by transcript variant 2), which produces MCVEESEGAERLDFGEPAAAAADAGKSKSKSPDELPSPRVRLISLHGVKEGRTMMMRLGRKEGRKEAKHALLGACFVHTPLPFLETHGVLLEVIVILFSCLIITAS; this is translated from the exons ATGTGCGTGGAGGAGTCGGAGGGCGCGGAGAGGCTGGATTTTggggagcccgccgccgccgccgccgacgccgggaagagcaagagcaagagcCCCGACGAACTCCCCTCGCCTCGG GTTCGTTTGAtttcccttcatggcgtgaaggaaggaaggacgatgatgatgagattgggaaggaaggaaggaaggaaggaagcaaaGCATGCCCTTCTGGGTGCTTGCTTTGTGCACACGCCTCTTCCGTTTCTTGAAACACATGGAGTATTATTAGAAGTGATTGTGATTcttttttcttgtttaattattactgcTAGCTAG
- the LOC4340303 gene encoding probable protein phosphatase 2C 54 isoform 1 (isoform 1 is encoded by transcript variant 1) translates to MCVEESEGAERLDFGEPAAAAADAGKSKSKSPDELPSPRMERVCENTTAADFKQNKSGNFVPNIRSGDWSDIGGRQYMEDTHVCITDLAKNFGYQSVDNEAISFYGVFDGHGGKDAAHFVRDNLPRIIVEDADFPLELEKVVRRSFVHADNQFAKTTLSSGTTALTAMIFGRTLLIANAGDCRAVLSRCGTAIEMSVDHRPCSLSEKLRVESLGGYVDDGYLNGLLGVTRALGDWHLEGMKEAGNPGGPLSAEPELKMITLTKDDEFLIIGSDGIWDVFSNQNVVDFARRRLQEHNDVKSCCREIVEEAIKRGATDNLTAVLVSFHLEAPPQVRVSRPGRVARSISAEGLNSLRTLLRNQ, encoded by the exons ATGTGCGTGGAGGAGTCGGAGGGCGCGGAGAGGCTGGATTTTggggagcccgccgccgccgccgccgacgccgggaagagcaagagcaagagcCCCGACGAACTCCCCTCGCCTCGG ATGGAAAGAGTTTGTGAGAACACTACAGCTGCTGATTTCAAGCAAAATAAGTCTGGTAATTTTGTCCCAAATATTCGATCTGGGGATTGGTCGGATATTGGAGGTCGTCAATACATGGAAGATACCCATGTGTGTATTACTGACCTAGCTAAGAACTTTGGTTATCAATCGGTGGATAATGAAGCTATTTCCTTTTATGGG GTCTTTGATGGGCATGGTGGAAAAGATGCTGCCCATTTTGTTCGTGATAATTTACCAAGGATCATTGTGGAAGATGCTGATTTTCCTCTTGAGCTTGAGAAAGTAGTAAGAAGATCCTTTGTTCATGCAGATAATCAGTTTGCAAAGACAACACTGTCTTCTGGCACAACAGCACTTACAGCAATGATTTTCGGAAG GACTCTTCTGATTGCAAATGCTGGAGATTGTAGGGCGGTTCTTTCACGGTGCGGCACTGCAATTGAAATGTCAGTGGACCACAGGCCTTGCAGCCTCAGCGAAAAACTGCGTGTAGAATCACTTGGTGGCTATGTCGACGATGGTTACCTCAACGGTTTGTTAGGAGTCACTAGAGCACTCGGTGACTGGCATCTTGAGGGCATGAAAGAAGCTGGCAATCCAGGAGGTCCACTTAGTGCTGAACCAGAGCTAAAGATGATCACACTGACAAAGGACGACGAGTTCTTGATAATTGGCAGCGACGGGATCTGGGACGTCTTCTCAAACCAAAACGTGGTGGACTTTGCACGGAGGCGCCTCCAAGAACACAACGATGTGAAGTCCTGCTGCAGGGAGATCGTTGAGGAGGCAATAAAGCGAGGCGCCACCGACAACTTAACCGCGGTGTTGGTCTCCTTCCACCTGGAGGCTCCTCCCCAGGTCAGAGTGAGCCGACCCGGTAGGGTGGCGCGCAGCATTTCGGCTGAGGGGCTGAACAGCTTGAGGACACTCCTGAGAAACCAATGA
- the LOC4340303 gene encoding probable protein phosphatase 2C 54 isoform X1, which translates to MCVEESEGAERLDFGEPAAAAADAGKSKSKSPDELPSPRVRLISLHGVKEGRTMMMRLGRKEGRKEAKHALLGACFVHTPLPFLETHGVLLEMERVCENTTAADFKQNKSGNFVPNIRSGDWSDIGGRQYMEDTHVCITDLAKNFGYQSVDNEAISFYGVFDGHGGKDAAHFVRDNLPRIIVEDADFPLELEKVVRRSFVHADNQFAKTTLSSGTTALTAMIFGRTLLIANAGDCRAVLSRCGTAIEMSVDHRPCSLSEKLRVESLGGYVDDGYLNGLLGVTRALGDWHLEGMKEAGNPGGPLSAEPELKMITLTKDDEFLIIGSDGIWDVFSNQNVVDFARRRLQEHNDVKSCCREIVEEAIKRGATDNLTAVLVSFHLEAPPQVRVSRPGRVARSISAEGLNSLRTLLRNQ; encoded by the exons ATGTGCGTGGAGGAGTCGGAGGGCGCGGAGAGGCTGGATTTTggggagcccgccgccgccgccgccgacgccgggaagagcaagagcaagagcCCCGACGAACTCCCCTCGCCTCGG GTTCGTTTGAtttcccttcatggcgtgaaggaaggaaggacgatgatgatgagattgggaaggaaggaaggaaggaaggaagcaaaGCATGCCCTTCTGGGTGCTTGCTTTGTGCACACGCCTCTTCCGTTTCTTGAAACACATGGAGTATTATTAGAA ATGGAAAGAGTTTGTGAGAACACTACAGCTGCTGATTTCAAGCAAAATAAGTCTGGTAATTTTGTCCCAAATATTCGATCTGGGGATTGGTCGGATATTGGAGGTCGTCAATACATGGAAGATACCCATGTGTGTATTACTGACCTAGCTAAGAACTTTGGTTATCAATCGGTGGATAATGAAGCTATTTCCTTTTATGGG GTCTTTGATGGGCATGGTGGAAAAGATGCTGCCCATTTTGTTCGTGATAATTTACCAAGGATCATTGTGGAAGATGCTGATTTTCCTCTTGAGCTTGAGAAAGTAGTAAGAAGATCCTTTGTTCATGCAGATAATCAGTTTGCAAAGACAACACTGTCTTCTGGCACAACAGCACTTACAGCAATGATTTTCGGAAG GACTCTTCTGATTGCAAATGCTGGAGATTGTAGGGCGGTTCTTTCACGGTGCGGCACTGCAATTGAAATGTCAGTGGACCACAGGCCTTGCAGCCTCAGCGAAAAACTGCGTGTAGAATCACTTGGTGGCTATGTCGACGATGGTTACCTCAACGGTTTGTTAGGAGTCACTAGAGCACTCGGTGACTGGCATCTTGAGGGCATGAAAGAAGCTGGCAATCCAGGAGGTCCACTTAGTGCTGAACCAGAGCTAAAGATGATCACACTGACAAAGGACGACGAGTTCTTGATAATTGGCAGCGACGGGATCTGGGACGTCTTCTCAAACCAAAACGTGGTGGACTTTGCACGGAGGCGCCTCCAAGAACACAACGATGTGAAGTCCTGCTGCAGGGAGATCGTTGAGGAGGCAATAAAGCGAGGCGCCACCGACAACTTAACCGCGGTGTTGGTCTCCTTCCACCTGGAGGCTCCTCCCCAGGTCAGAGTGAGCCGACCCGGTAGGGTGGCGCGCAGCATTTCGGCTGAGGGGCTGAACAGCTTGAGGACACTCCTGAGAAACCAATGA